One Helianthus annuus cultivar XRQ/B chromosome 12, HanXRQr2.0-SUNRISE, whole genome shotgun sequence genomic region harbors:
- the LOC110893382 gene encoding uncharacterized protein LOC110893382: MVLAQTSQVIHVQMTIKSDKKVIFCSIVYASNSYITRRDLWSHLARHKVLVGNQPWILMGDFNSALNLEDKSMGSSGISTSMRDFQECVNQLQVADIKSIGFHFTWTQKPKKGVGLLKKIDRAMSNIHFVSDYPEAVAMFQPYRVSDHCPCILRINKTVRRKASSFKFANFLVYKPGYLDVVKNNWDLAISGVHQFRLVKKLRALKSPLRSLLFKQGNLHKKVEEMRGKLDAIQRDVEKDPFNESARREEVAATRAFQEACLDEERFLKQKSKVAWLRAGDANSKFFHLSLKSRNHRTRIEGITDVNGMFCEGQAVPEAFVNFYETFLGSEGDTSSVLSPEMFHNRLSRNVADFMVRSITVEEVKSAIFAIGNDKAPGPDGYTAAFSRARGILLERMLQMPLWIFLMQAGCFKR, translated from the coding sequence ATGGTTTTAGCTCAAACTTCTCAAGTGATACATGTGCAAATGACGATTAAAAGCGACAAAAAGGTTATCTTCTGTTCGATTGTTTATGCTTCTAATTCCTATATTACTAGGAGAGATTTATGGAGCCATTTGGCTAGACATAAAGTTCTAGTGGGTAATCAACCTTGGATTTTAATGGGTGATTTTAACTCTGCGTTGAATTTGGAAGATAAATCAATGGGATCCTCTGGTATCTCTACTAGTATGCGGGACTTTCAAGAGTGTGTTAATCAGCTTCAAGTGGCAGATATTAAAAGCATAGGTTTCCACTTCACGTGGACTCAAAAGCCAAAGAAAGGGGTTGGTTTACTAAAGAAGATCGATAGAGCCATGAGTAACATTCATTTTGTTAGTGACTACCCGGAAGCGGTGGCGATGTTTCAACCATATCGTGTATCGGACCATTGCCCGTGCATTCTTAGAATCAACAAGACAGTAAGGAGAAAAGCAAGTTCTTTcaagtttgcaaactttttggTTTATAAACCGGGTTATTTGGATGTGGTTAAGAATAATTGGGATCTGGCAATTTCGGGAGTGCATCAATTCCGTTTGGTCAAAAAGCTTCGTGCTCTTAAGTCTCCTCTTAGATCTCTTTTATTTAAGCAGGGTAATCTTCATAAAAAGGTAGAAGAGATGCGTGGGAAATTGGATGCCATTCAGAGGGATGTAGAGAAAGATCCGTTCAATGAAAGCGCTAGACGTGAAGAAGTCGCGGCTACTCGTGCATTTCAAGAAGCGTGCCTGGATGAGGAAAGATTTCTAAAGCAAAAATCTAAAGTGGCTTGGTTACGAGCGGGGGATGCCAACTCAAAATTTTTTCATTTGTCGCTGAAATCTAGAAACCATCGAACTCGTATTGAAGGCATTACGGATGTAAATGGGATGTTTTGTGAAGGTCAGGCAGTTCCGGAAGCTTTTGTCAATTTTTATGAGACGTTCTTAGGGAGTGAAGGGGATACGTCTTCGGTTCTGTCGCCGGAGATGTTTCATAATCGTCTAAGCCGGAACGTTGCGGATTTCATGGTTCGGTCTATTACAGTGGAGGAGGTAAAATCGGCTATTTTTGCTATTGGTAATGATAAAGCTCCGGGTCCTGATGGCTACACAGCGGCCTTTTCAAGAGCTCGTGGGATATTGTTGGAACGGATGTTACAAATGCCGTTATGGATTTTTTTAATGCAGGCCGGTTGCTTCAAGAGATAA